A region from the Maledivibacter sp. genome encodes:
- a CDS encoding FAD-dependent oxidoreductase encodes MENLYDIIIIGCGPGGLAAGLYSARAKMKTLILEKGKTGGQIVTTNEVANYPGSVREATGPSLIARMVEQAEEFGAERKTDA; translated from the coding sequence ATGGAAAATCTGTATGACATTATAATAATTGGATGTGGACCAGGTGGTCTTGCAGCGGGATTGTATTCTGCCCGTGCTAAAATGAAAACCCTTATCTTAGAAAAAGGTAAGACAGGTGGACAGATTGTGACTACAAATGAAGTAGCTAACTATCCTGGATCAGTTAGAGAAGCCACTGGACCAAGTCTTATAGCGAGAATGGTAGAGCAAGCTGAAGAATTTGGAGCTGAAAGAAAAACAGATGCA